In the genome of Streptomyces pactum, one region contains:
- a CDS encoding response regulator, which yields MSIRVMLVDDQVLLRTGFRMVLAAQPDMEVVAEAGDGMEALEVLAGTEVDVILMDVRMPRLDGVEATRRICAREGAPKVLILTTFDLDEYAFSALKAGAGGFMLKDVPPGELLAAIRAVHSGDAVVAPSTTRRLLDRFAPMLPGADGAGGVSGARASAQLERLTGREREVMLLVAQGLSNGEIAARLVLSEATVKTHVGRILTKLGLRDRVQVVVLAYETGLVRAGGVGG from the coding sequence ATGTCGATCCGCGTGATGCTCGTCGACGACCAGGTACTGCTCCGTACCGGGTTCCGGATGGTGCTGGCCGCCCAGCCGGACATGGAGGTCGTCGCCGAGGCCGGGGACGGCATGGAGGCCCTGGAGGTGCTGGCCGGCACCGAGGTGGACGTCATCCTGATGGACGTGCGGATGCCCCGGCTCGACGGGGTGGAGGCGACCCGGCGCATCTGTGCCCGCGAGGGCGCGCCCAAGGTGCTCATCCTCACCACCTTCGACCTCGACGAGTACGCGTTCTCCGCGCTCAAGGCGGGGGCGGGCGGGTTCATGCTCAAGGACGTCCCGCCCGGCGAACTGCTGGCGGCCATCCGCGCGGTGCACAGCGGTGACGCGGTGGTCGCGCCCAGCACCACCCGCCGGCTGCTCGACCGGTTCGCGCCGATGCTGCCCGGCGCGGACGGGGCGGGCGGCGTGTCCGGGGCCCGGGCCTCGGCACAGCTGGAGCGGCTCACCGGCCGGGAGCGGGAGGTGATGCTGCTGGTCGCGCAGGGCCTGTCCAACGGCGAGATCGCGGCCCGCCTGGTGCTCTCCGAGGCGACGGTGAAGACGCACGTCGGGCGCATCCTGACCAAGCTGGGGCTGCGCGACCGGGTGCA
- a CDS encoding sensor histidine kinase, whose product MQRLYDFLRRHPTWVDSFWALLLLGLGVVWVVESDLGRDAGVAAIPILLGLAAVVALRRRWPEKMLLLVIACGIAQLIWDVEINPADFAMLVIIYTCAADGARWASRVGLAGGLCAASIAALRWPGVGMTSWEHFISTVFGTIPFVLAWVLGDSIRTRRAYYAQLEERAARLEKEREERAKMAVTAERARIARELHDVVAHNVSVMVVQADGAAYVLDAAPDQAKQALETISSTGRQALAEMRRLLGVLRTGEPSGDSDYVPQPDVEQIDDLVEQVRGAGLPVDFKIEGSPRPLPSGVELTAYRIVQEALTNTRKHGGPDVGASVRITYFDDGLGLLVEDDGRGAKREMYEDGGADGQGHGLIGMRERVGMVGGTLDAGPRPGGGFRISALLPLKPGR is encoded by the coding sequence GTGCAGCGTCTCTACGACTTCCTCCGCCGGCACCCCACCTGGGTGGACAGCTTCTGGGCTCTCCTCCTGCTGGGGCTCGGCGTCGTGTGGGTCGTGGAGTCCGACCTGGGCCGGGACGCGGGCGTCGCCGCGATCCCGATCCTGCTGGGGCTCGCCGCGGTCGTGGCGCTGCGCCGCAGGTGGCCGGAGAAGATGCTGCTGCTGGTGATCGCCTGCGGGATCGCCCAGCTCATCTGGGACGTGGAGATCAACCCGGCCGACTTCGCCATGCTGGTGATCATCTACACCTGTGCCGCGGACGGCGCCCGGTGGGCCTCCCGGGTGGGACTGGCCGGCGGACTGTGCGCCGCGTCCATCGCCGCGCTGCGCTGGCCCGGCGTGGGGATGACCAGCTGGGAACACTTCATCAGCACGGTGTTCGGCACCATCCCGTTCGTCCTCGCCTGGGTGCTCGGCGACTCCATACGGACCCGGCGGGCCTACTACGCCCAGCTGGAGGAGCGCGCCGCACGGTTGGAGAAGGAGCGCGAGGAGCGGGCGAAGATGGCGGTCACCGCCGAGCGCGCCCGGATCGCCCGGGAGCTGCACGACGTGGTGGCGCACAACGTGTCCGTGATGGTGGTGCAGGCGGACGGCGCGGCCTATGTGCTGGACGCCGCCCCGGACCAGGCGAAGCAGGCCCTGGAGACCATCTCCAGCACCGGCCGCCAGGCGCTCGCCGAGATGCGCCGGCTGCTGGGCGTGCTGCGCACCGGGGAGCCGTCCGGCGACAGCGACTACGTGCCGCAGCCGGACGTCGAGCAGATCGACGACCTGGTCGAGCAGGTGCGCGGAGCCGGACTGCCGGTGGACTTCAAGATCGAGGGCAGCCCGCGCCCGCTGCCCAGCGGGGTGGAGCTGACCGCCTACCGCATCGTGCAGGAGGCGCTGACCAACACCCGCAAGCACGGCGGCCCGGACGTGGGCGCCAGTGTCCGGATCACCTACTTCGACGACGGGCTGGGCCTGCTGGTGGAGGACGACGGGCGCGGGGCCAAGCGGGAGATGTACGAGGACGGCGGCGCGGACGGTCAGGGCCACGGGCTGATCGGGATGCGCGAACGGGTCGGCATGGTGGGCGGCACGCTCGACGCCGGGCCGCGGCCGGGCGGCGGCTTCCGGATCAGCGCGCTGCTGCCGCTCAAACCGGGCCGGTGA
- a CDS encoding SAM-dependent methyltransferase: MVSETPGWRGWRAATEAALYGPDGFFRRPEGPAGHFRTSVHASPRYAEAVAELLRRVDAALGHPGELALVDIGAGRGELLTGVLAVLDRAAPPGGTGRETAAHGPDATATGRPPGAGRDSTGTGRGATGTGDAATPAITGVGDAGGTGPVPPLRERLRPYAVERAARPDGLDPRITWTGTPPTGVRGLLFANEWLDNVPVEVAETDPDGVPRQVLVAADGAERLGTPVAGPDARWLERWWPVAGEPGARAEIGRPRDLAWAAAVRCLRAGLAVAVDYAHTRDTRPPFGTLTGYREGREVRPVPDGGCDITAHVALDACAAAGGPGLHRPGGIRACAGRGR; the protein is encoded by the coding sequence ATGGTGAGCGAGACCCCAGGGTGGCGCGGCTGGCGCGCGGCCACCGAGGCGGCCCTCTACGGGCCGGACGGCTTCTTCCGGCGCCCGGAGGGGCCGGCCGGGCATTTCCGCACGTCGGTGCATGCGTCGCCGCGTTACGCGGAGGCCGTCGCGGAACTCCTCCGGCGGGTGGACGCGGCCCTGGGCCACCCCGGAGAACTGGCCCTGGTGGACATCGGGGCCGGCCGGGGGGAGCTGCTGACCGGGGTACTGGCGGTACTGGACCGCGCGGCGCCACCCGGCGGTACGGGACGGGAGACCGCCGCCCACGGTCCGGACGCCACCGCCACCGGGCGCCCGCCCGGCGCCGGCCGGGACTCCACCGGCACCGGCCGGGGCGCCACCGGTACGGGCGATGCCGCCACCCCGGCCATCACCGGTGTGGGGGACGCGGGCGGGACCGGGCCGGTGCCCCCGCTCCGGGAGCGGCTGCGGCCGTACGCGGTGGAGCGCGCGGCGCGGCCGGACGGGCTGGACCCGCGCATCACCTGGACCGGCACCCCGCCGACCGGTGTGCGGGGCCTGCTCTTCGCCAACGAGTGGCTGGACAACGTCCCGGTCGAGGTCGCCGAGACGGATCCGGACGGGGTGCCGCGCCAGGTCCTCGTCGCGGCGGACGGCGCCGAGCGGCTCGGCACCCCCGTGGCGGGCCCGGACGCCCGGTGGCTGGAGCGCTGGTGGCCCGTCGCGGGGGAGCCGGGGGCCCGGGCCGAGATCGGCCGCCCGCGCGACCTGGCCTGGGCTGCGGCCGTGCGGTGCCTGCGGGCCGGGCTCGCCGTCGCGGTGGACTACGCGCACACCCGGGACACCCGCCCGCCGTTCGGCACCCTGACCGGCTACCGGGAGGGCCGCGAGGTGCGTCCGGTGCCGGACGGCGGGTGCGACATCACCGCCCATGTGGCACTCGACGCCTGCGCGGCGGCCGGTGGCCCTGGCCTCCACCGACCCGGCGGGATACGTGCGTGCGCTGGCCGCGGCCGGTGA
- a CDS encoding NADH-quinone oxidoreductase subunit D has product MTETTVGIGGAAESTDMVLNIGPQHPSTHGVLRLRLVLDGERIQHAEPVIGYMHRGAEKLFEARDYRQIIVLANRHDWLSAFSNELGVVLAVERMLGMEVPERAVWTRTLLAELNRVLNHLMFLGSYPLELGGITPIFHAFREREDLQHVMEEVSGGRMHYMFNRVGGLKEDLPAGWLGRARAAVAATRSRMDVYDRLVLGNEIFRARSRDVGVLPAETVHAYGVSGPIARASGVDFDLRRDEPYLAYGELGDVLRVAVREEGDCLARFECLLDQTHNSLELAEACLDRLAELPPGPINQRLPKVLKAPEGHTYVWTENPLGLNGYYLVSKGEKTPYRLKLRSASYNNIQALSEMLPGTLVPDMVAVLGSMFFVVGDIDK; this is encoded by the coding sequence ATGACGGAGACGACAGTCGGCATCGGCGGCGCGGCGGAGAGCACCGACATGGTGCTGAACATCGGGCCGCAGCACCCCTCCACCCACGGTGTGCTCCGCCTCCGCCTGGTCCTCGACGGGGAGCGCATCCAGCACGCGGAGCCGGTGATCGGCTACATGCACCGCGGCGCGGAGAAGCTGTTCGAGGCCCGCGACTACCGGCAGATCATCGTGCTGGCCAACCGCCACGACTGGCTGTCGGCCTTCTCCAACGAGCTGGGCGTGGTGCTGGCCGTGGAGCGGATGCTCGGCATGGAGGTGCCCGAGCGGGCGGTGTGGACCCGCACCCTGCTCGCCGAGCTGAACCGGGTCCTCAACCACCTGATGTTCCTCGGCTCGTACCCGCTGGAGCTGGGCGGGATCACCCCGATCTTCCACGCCTTCCGCGAGCGGGAGGACCTCCAGCACGTGATGGAGGAGGTCTCCGGCGGCCGGATGCACTACATGTTCAACCGGGTGGGCGGCCTGAAGGAGGACCTGCCCGCGGGCTGGCTGGGGCGGGCCCGCGCCGCCGTGGCCGCGACCCGCTCCCGGATGGACGTGTACGACCGGCTGGTGCTGGGCAACGAGATCTTCCGGGCCCGCTCCCGGGACGTCGGCGTCCTGCCCGCGGAAACCGTGCACGCCTACGGGGTGAGCGGGCCCATCGCCCGGGCCTCCGGCGTCGACTTCGACCTGCGCCGCGACGAGCCGTACCTGGCGTACGGGGAGCTGGGCGACGTGCTGCGGGTGGCCGTCCGCGAGGAGGGCGACTGCCTGGCCCGCTTCGAGTGCCTGCTCGACCAGACGCACAACTCCCTGGAGCTGGCCGAGGCGTGCCTGGACCGGCTCGCCGAGCTGCCGCCCGGCCCGATCAACCAGCGGCTGCCGAAGGTGCTCAAGGCGCCCGAGGGGCACACCTACGTCTGGACCGAGAACCCGCTGGGCCTGAACGGCTACTACCTGGTCTCCAAGGGGGAGAAGACGCCGTACCGGCTCAAGCTCCGCTCGGCCTCGTACAACAACATCCAGGCGCTCTCCGAGATGCTGCCCGGCACGCTGGTGCCCGACATGGTCGCGGTCCTGGGCTCGATGTTCTTCGTCGTCGGCGACATCGACAAGTGA